A DNA window from Anaerocolumna sp. AGMB13020 contains the following coding sequences:
- a CDS encoding LysM peptidoglycan-binding domain-containing protein: MNFKEYSCMNYVIGQGDTLYSITREYNVPLPLILRLNPFVDIYNLQVGDEICIPVMEGFSDDTVFEYVVEDGDSLQVILDKFGIDLQDITRNNNLNQIMLQPGSTLQIPSHDA; encoded by the coding sequence ATGAATTTCAAAGAGTACAGTTGCATGAATTATGTAATTGGCCAAGGGGATACCCTTTACAGTATCACTAGAGAATATAATGTTCCGCTGCCGCTTATCTTAAGACTGAATCCTTTTGTTGATATATATAATTTACAGGTGGGAGATGAAATTTGTATACCTGTAATGGAAGGATTTAGTGATGATACCGTATTTGAATATGTCGTGGAAGACGGAGATTCCTTACAGGTGATATTGGATAAATTCGGTATCGATTTGCAGGATATAACAAGGAATAACAATTTGAATCAGATAATGCTGCAGCCGGGAAGCACTCTTCAGATACCCAGCCATGATGCTTAA
- a CDS encoding GerW family sporulation protein: protein MADNNFNNTVESLFKGMDSFITTKTVVGDAVKFDDGTIILPLVDVSFGVGAGAFSKDSGKSNAGGGMGGKITPSAVLVIQNGSTRLVNVKNQDSITKILDLVPDVLNKFKKEKPVEDVTDKVNEALKKQSNLNE, encoded by the coding sequence ATGGCAGACAACAATTTTAATAACACAGTTGAATCTCTATTTAAAGGAATGGATAGTTTCATAACCACGAAGACCGTAGTTGGTGATGCGGTAAAATTTGATGACGGCACGATTATCCTGCCTCTCGTAGATGTCAGCTTCGGAGTGGGTGCAGGCGCTTTCTCAAAAGACTCAGGCAAAAGCAATGCCGGCGGTGGTATGGGTGGTAAGATAACACCCAGTGCGGTTTTGGTAATCCAAAACGGTTCCACCAGACTTGTCAATGTTAAGAATCAGGACAGCATAACCAAAATCCTAGATTTGGTACCGGATGTTCTTAATAAGTTCAAAAAAGAAAAACCGGTGGAAGATGTAACAGATAAGGTTAATGAAGCATTAAAAAAACAATCAAATTTAAATGAGTAA
- a CDS encoding alpha/beta hydrolase, with translation MALLHVDFFSDVLGMCMQMDVILPQQTRGQIGMEGRKNEGKIPTLYLLHGMSDDHTIWQRRTSIERYVSDLGIAVVMPTTHLGWYTNMAWGNRYQTYIAKELPEICRSFFHNLSDKKEDNFAAGLSMGGYGALKLALSASESFGYAASLSGGVDVVQLCNKLETEEEKHFWQGIFGPLDQIENSTNDLFAEAVRLKESGQPLPKLYMWCGTEDFLYNHNVKMKEHLMKLGYDLTYEEGPGDHQWKYWDENIQNVLKWIMENRRTKE, from the coding sequence ATGGCGTTATTACATGTTGATTTCTTTTCAGATGTTTTAGGAATGTGTATGCAGATGGATGTAATCCTGCCTCAGCAGACAAGGGGGCAGATTGGAATGGAAGGAAGAAAAAACGAAGGGAAAATACCTACCTTGTATCTTCTTCATGGTATGAGTGACGATCATACAATATGGCAGAGAAGAACTTCCATTGAACGTTACGTAAGTGATCTGGGGATTGCAGTTGTGATGCCCACGACTCATCTTGGCTGGTATACGAATATGGCCTGGGGAAACAGGTACCAGACATACATAGCAAAAGAATTACCTGAAATATGCCGTTCGTTCTTTCATAATCTTTCGGATAAAAAAGAAGATAATTTTGCGGCAGGGTTATCAATGGGAGGGTACGGTGCGCTAAAACTTGCTTTATCTGCCTCTGAGAGCTTTGGTTATGCTGCTTCCTTATCCGGTGGAGTAGACGTTGTACAGCTATGCAATAAGTTAGAAACGGAAGAAGAAAAACATTTCTGGCAGGGAATCTTTGGCCCCTTGGACCAGATAGAAAACAGCACCAATGACCTGTTTGCGGAAGCTGTCAGATTAAAAGAATCCGGTCAGCCCCTGCCAAAACTCTATATGTGGTGTGGGACGGAGGATTTTCTCTACAATCATAATGTAAAAATGAAAGAGCACCTTATGAAATTGGGATATGATTTGACTTATGAAGAGGGACCAGGGGATCACCAATGGAAATACTGGGATGAAAACATACAGAATGTCTTAAAATGGATTATGGAAAACAGACGAACGAAGGAATAA
- a CDS encoding DUF2953 domain-containing protein — protein MLQVVLLVLKIIGIILASVLGLLIALILIVLFVPIRYKVKAECQEQLKAAARVSWLLRIISFSAEYNTKDFALTDNLINTEEAEINLRMRLRIFGRIIFDSNRKKEDIPEKASKDKKLRFSFKRRSPSNEEKVPAQDEKGNDEHSLKKPEPALMADNEPRDIRDKAARAELTRISRAKAEAVTGSIEKEEKDHSSETTPFSVHNPMDQAVAEETQGQKADTNEFIPHEIQESEKERNKIDLKDSEQIGIKQKDIKQIDSKQEGIQKTVLKENQKSIEDSQEQIKEKGIFNAFRRFLHGLKNITIKIKNFITGIKLKAESIIATLRKLYDKYSLVKLFFQDENNKLGLKYGYDNLKGILRHIKPRKVIANIEFGTGDPSSTGQILGVAAVFMGIYGNSVKIIPDFENEVIKGDFYCRGRIHSFVLLIIGIKVIRNRNIKTLIKNFQTLKEEI, from the coding sequence ATGCTCCAAGTTGTTTTACTGGTGTTAAAAATAATAGGGATAATTCTTGCCTCCGTTTTAGGCCTACTGATTGCGCTGATCTTAATCGTTTTGTTTGTTCCTATTCGATATAAAGTAAAGGCAGAGTGCCAGGAACAGCTGAAAGCAGCAGCAAGAGTTTCCTGGCTGTTAAGGATAATCTCATTTTCAGCTGAATATAATACAAAAGACTTTGCATTAACAGACAACTTGATAAATACGGAAGAAGCAGAAATTAATCTGCGAATGAGATTAAGGATTTTTGGAAGAATAATATTTGACAGCAATCGTAAGAAAGAGGACATACCGGAGAAAGCGTCTAAAGATAAGAAATTGCGTTTTTCCTTCAAAAGGAGATCACCTTCAAATGAAGAAAAAGTTCCTGCACAGGATGAGAAAGGGAATGACGAACACAGCTTAAAGAAACCTGAACCAGCCTTGATGGCTGATAATGAACCAAGAGATATAAGGGATAAAGCTGCCAGGGCTGAATTGACAAGAATATCCCGTGCCAAAGCCGAAGCGGTTACCGGATCGATTGAGAAGGAAGAAAAAGACCATAGTTCAGAAACAACCCCTTTCAGTGTTCATAATCCAATGGACCAGGCAGTAGCTGAAGAAACGCAGGGGCAGAAGGCAGATACAAATGAATTCATTCCTCATGAAATACAGGAAAGTGAAAAAGAACGAAATAAGATAGATCTAAAAGATTCTGAACAAATCGGTATTAAACAGAAAGATATAAAGCAAATAGATAGTAAGCAAGAAGGTATACAGAAAACAGTATTAAAAGAAAACCAAAAAAGTATCGAAGATTCGCAGGAGCAGATAAAAGAAAAAGGAATTTTCAACGCTTTTAGAAGATTCCTGCATGGGTTAAAAAATATAACTATCAAAATTAAAAATTTTATTACCGGTATAAAACTGAAAGCGGAAAGTATAATTGCAACACTCAGGAAATTATATGACAAATACAGTCTGGTGAAGCTGTTCTTTCAGGATGAGAATAATAAGCTTGGTTTAAAATATGGATATGACAATCTAAAGGGGATTTTAAGACATATCAAACCCAGAAAGGTCATAGCCAATATAGAATTTGGTACAGGAGATCCAAGCTCCACCGGTCAAATACTAGGAGTGGCAGCTGTATTTATGGGAATTTACGGTAACTCCGTAAAGATTATTCCGGATTTTGAAAATGAAGTGATAAAGGGAGACTTTTACTGCAGAGGCAGAATACATTCTTTTGTTCTGCTGATAATAGGCATTAAGGTTATTCGTAATCGTAATATCAAAACACTGATCAAAAACTTTCAAACATTGAAGGAGGAAATTTAA
- the rpmB gene encoding 50S ribosomal protein L28 — protein sequence MAKCAICEKSAHFGNAVSHSHRRSNKMWKANVKSVKILVNGAAKKTYVCTSCLRSGKVERA from the coding sequence ATGGCTAAATGTGCAATTTGTGAAAAAAGTGCTCACTTTGGAAATGCTGTGAGTCATTCTCATAGAAGATCAAATAAGATGTGGAAGGCTAATGTTAAGTCTGTTAAGATTCTGGTTAACGGTGCAGCAAAGAAAACTTATGTGTGTACTTCATGTCTGAGATCTGGTAAAGTGGAACGTGCATAG
- a CDS encoding magnesium transporter CorA family protein has protein sequence MIEILKTFEDGTRYLDATEPGCWVVMTDPSATELLEISETCHIDIDHLRAPLDEEERSRIEVEDDYTLILVDIPTMEERNNKDRYVTIPLAIIVAKDLIVTVCLEETKVLKGFMDGRVRDFYTFKKTRFILQILYKNASVFLQYLRIIDRKSEQIEHKLHISTKNSELIDLLELEKSLVYFTTSLRSNEVVLEKMLKIDTIKQYPEDTELLEDVIIENKQAIEMANIYSGILSGTMDAFASVISNNLNIVMKFLATVTIVMSIPTMIASFFGMNVGGIPGEHSGFGFVLIIVFTLLVTFIIAMVFRKKDLF, from the coding sequence ATGATTGAAATTTTAAAGACTTTTGAAGACGGCACACGCTATCTTGACGCTACCGAACCAGGCTGCTGGGTGGTTATGACAGACCCATCAGCAACAGAATTGCTTGAAATATCAGAAACCTGTCATATTGATATCGATCATTTGAGAGCACCTCTCGATGAAGAGGAACGTTCAAGAATTGAAGTGGAGGATGATTATACATTAATTCTTGTGGACATCCCCACAATGGAGGAAAGAAATAATAAGGACAGGTATGTAACCATACCTCTTGCTATTATTGTTGCGAAAGATTTAATCGTCACCGTCTGCCTGGAAGAGACAAAAGTATTAAAAGGTTTTATGGATGGCAGGGTCAGGGATTTCTACACCTTTAAGAAGACAAGATTTATTCTGCAGATTTTGTACAAGAATGCTTCCGTATTCTTACAGTACTTAAGAATCATAGATAGAAAAAGTGAACAAATTGAACATAAACTGCATATTTCCACTAAAAACAGTGAATTGATTGATCTTCTCGAATTGGAAAAGAGTCTGGTATATTTCACAACTTCCCTAAGATCCAACGAGGTTGTTCTTGAGAAGATGTTAAAGATAGACACGATCAAACAGTATCCTGAGGATACGGAACTGTTAGAGGATGTTATTATTGAGAATAAACAGGCTATTGAGATGGCGAACATATACAGCGGTATCTTAAGCGGAACCATGGATGCTTTTGCATCTGTCATATCAAATAACCTGAATATTGTAATGAAATTCCTTGCAACTGTAACCATTGTTATGTCAATTCCTACGATGATTGCCAGCTTTTTTGGTATGAACGTAGGCGGAATACCCGGTGAGCATTCGGGTTTTGGATTTGTTCTGATTATTGTATTTACCTTGTTGGTAACTTTTATTATAGCAATGGTATTTCGTAAGAAGGATTTATTCTAG
- a CDS encoding rhomboid family intramembrane serine protease, whose translation MNFLNKLERKYGRYAIHNLMLYISILYGTGFVINQINPYFYMQYLMLDIEKILHGEVWRIITFLIQPQFNNILYAVIGIYFYYWIGSTLERAWGAFRFNLYYLSGMLLNVLAVVVIFLVTGNSQFLGMQYINYAMFLAFAVLFPDVQILLFFIIPIKIKYIAYLDAVFIAISLIQYFAAGNYFMCLAILLALGNFIFFFMTSRNYKRFSPGEVKRKRNFKSQVRSGQQGSNVVDFNGRKKITRHKCAVCGRTELDDENLEFRFCSKCDGNYEYCMDHLFTHEHVKKPDGGNN comes from the coding sequence ATGAATTTTTTGAATAAACTGGAGCGTAAATATGGGAGATATGCTATTCATAATCTGATGCTGTATATATCCATATTATATGGTACCGGATTTGTTATTAATCAGATCAACCCTTATTTTTATATGCAGTATCTGATGTTAGATATTGAGAAGATACTTCACGGAGAAGTATGGAGAATTATTACTTTCCTGATACAGCCGCAGTTTAATAATATTCTATATGCTGTAATCGGTATATATTTTTACTACTGGATTGGATCAACGCTGGAAAGAGCATGGGGAGCATTCCGATTTAATCTGTACTACTTAAGCGGTATGTTATTGAATGTTTTAGCAGTTGTTGTTATATTCCTTGTCACCGGTAACAGTCAATTTCTTGGAATGCAGTACATCAATTACGCTATGTTCCTGGCTTTTGCGGTTTTGTTTCCCGATGTTCAGATTTTATTGTTTTTTATTATACCAATAAAAATAAAATACATTGCATATCTGGATGCAGTATTTATTGCAATAAGCCTGATTCAGTATTTTGCCGCAGGTAATTATTTTATGTGTCTGGCTATTCTGCTTGCACTGGGGAATTTTATTTTCTTCTTTATGACAAGCAGGAATTATAAAAGATTTTCTCCTGGGGAAGTCAAACGAAAACGTAATTTTAAGAGTCAGGTTAGAAGCGGACAGCAGGGCAGCAATGTAGTAGACTTTAATGGAAGAAAGAAAATTACCAGGCACAAATGTGCTGTCTGCGGAAGAACAGAATTGGATGATGAGAATCTTGAGTTCCGTTTCTGCTCTAAGTGTGATGGTAACTATGAATATTGTATGGATCATCTTTTCACACATGAACATGTTAAAAAGCCGGATGGCGGCAATAACTAA
- a CDS encoding Asp23/Gls24 family envelope stress response protein, which yields MKGHMNTKIGEVSIDNDVLAKYAGSSAVECFGVVGMASVNMKDGLVKLLMRESLKHGVNILLEDNKIIIDLHIIVSYGVSISAVAENLISNVKYKVEEFTGMEVIKINIFVEGVRVID from the coding sequence ATGAAGGGACACATGAATACAAAAATCGGTGAAGTATCAATAGATAACGATGTGCTTGCTAAGTATGCGGGTTCATCAGCAGTTGAGTGTTTTGGTGTAGTAGGCATGGCATCTGTCAACATGAAGGATGGACTTGTAAAACTTCTGATGCGGGAAAGTTTGAAGCATGGTGTAAACATTTTGCTGGAAGATAATAAAATAATTATTGATTTGCATATCATTGTATCTTATGGAGTAAGTATTTCAGCGGTGGCTGAGAACTTGATCAGTAATGTTAAATACAAGGTAGAAGAATTTACCGGTATGGAAGTCATTAAAATAAATATTTTTGTCGAAGGCGTAAGAGTCATAGACTAG
- a CDS encoding C-terminal binding protein: protein MNILISDSKEELKLLEQSDINRIRENLPDCMVELYPYVNKKEFLKKIADADALLTAFLPIDSEVLKKAGKLKIICIMASGYNNVAVEEAKMRGIAICPAADYCTSEVADHTLALLLALIRNLKHYEKDIEKRNIWNYGTAPGGIRLQDSILAIYGFGKIGKAVAQRALAFGLKVLVKDPYISAETAKAHGVILVEDTYIKEKAHIISNHMAPTKENKNYFNFNYFRELKQQPIFLNLGRGETVDEKALTQALDIGYISGAGLDVLKEEPPVLISNPLLYRENVILTPHSAFYSEASIMELKNITFMNLINFLKGNYTAIKGRIV, encoded by the coding sequence ATGAATATACTCATTAGTGACAGCAAAGAAGAGCTGAAGCTGTTGGAGCAGTCAGATATAAATAGGATACGAGAGAACCTGCCGGATTGTATGGTGGAGTTATATCCTTATGTCAACAAAAAGGAGTTTCTAAAAAAAATAGCAGACGCAGACGCACTTTTAACTGCATTTCTACCTATTGATAGTGAAGTTCTAAAAAAAGCTGGCAAACTTAAGATTATCTGTATAATGGCTTCCGGTTATAATAATGTTGCGGTTGAAGAAGCTAAAATGCGTGGAATCGCCATATGTCCGGCAGCAGATTATTGTACCTCGGAGGTAGCTGACCATACCTTGGCGCTGCTTTTGGCTCTGATAAGAAATCTAAAGCATTATGAAAAGGATATCGAGAAGAGAAACATATGGAATTATGGAACTGCCCCGGGAGGAATAAGACTACAGGATAGTATTCTGGCGATTTACGGATTTGGAAAAATCGGTAAAGCAGTGGCGCAGAGAGCCCTGGCCTTTGGGTTAAAGGTCTTGGTAAAGGATCCTTATATCTCAGCAGAGACCGCAAAAGCACATGGGGTTATACTGGTAGAAGATACTTATATAAAAGAAAAGGCTCATATAATAAGTAATCATATGGCCCCTACCAAAGAAAATAAGAATTATTTCAATTTTAATTATTTCAGGGAGTTGAAACAGCAGCCTATATTCTTAAATTTAGGAAGAGGAGAAACAGTTGATGAGAAAGCATTGACGCAGGCTTTGGATATAGGGTATATCAGTGGTGCAGGCCTGGATGTGCTGAAGGAAGAACCGCCTGTACTAATATCTAATCCACTGTTATATAGGGAGAACGTAATTCTGACACCGCACAGTGCTTTTTATTCGGAGGCGTCTATAATGGAACTTAAAAATATAACCTTTATGAATTTGATAAACTTCCTAAAAGGTAATTATACAGCTATAAAAGGCAGAATAGTATGA
- a CDS encoding acyl-CoA dehydratase activase-related protein: MSDYKKPYTLGIDIGSTTVKVAVLNTENKILFSEYARHYANIQDVLAKLLRNATEQLGDMKVAPVITGSGGLTISKHLGIPFVQEVVAVSTSLQDFAPQTDVAIELGGEDAKIIYFTGGIEQRMNGICAGGTGSFIDQMATLLNTDASGLNEYAKEYKSIYPIAARCGVFAKSDIQPLINDGATKPDLSASIFQAVVNQTISGLACGKPIRGNVAFLGGPLHFLAELKNAFIRTLDLSEENIIAPEHSHLFAATGAAMNSKYETIETFSNLIEKLSKGITMDFEVNRMAPLFADEAAYDEFKERHSRQAVKKGDLSTYQGNCFLGIDAGSTTTKVALVGDDGSLLYSFYSNNNGSPLKTAIKSIKEIYSLLPEGANIIRSCSTGYGEALIKSALMLDEGEVETVAHYHAAAFFDPKVDCILDIGGQDMKCIKIKNSTVDSIMLNEACSSGCGSFIETFAKSLNYEVADFAKVALFAKNPVDLGSRCTVFMNSKVKQAQKEGAQVADISSGLAYSVIKNAIFKVIKITDPKDLGEHVVVQGGTFYNEAVLRSFELLTGCEPVRPDISGIMGAFGAALIAREHFEGQETTLLTLDQINALKIESSMTRCRACTNNCQLTINRFTGGRQFISGNRCEKGLGKVKNKDNIPNLFEYKLKTLFSYEPLPLEKAPRGVVGIPRVLNMYENYPFWYTLFTELGYRVILSPESTRKIYEMGIESIPSESECYPAKLAHGHIMWLIKQGVDFIFYPSVPYERCEVPGANNHYNCPIVASYSENIKNNVEELKDGNIRYENPFMSFESEEILKKRLLKVMKEIAGATDKEIKAAVTKAWAELEAKREDIKRKGEETIAYLVENGKKGIVLAGRPYHIDPEINHGIPELINSYGVAVLTEDSISHLGKVDRPLVAVDQWMYHSRLYAAASYAKTMPNLELIQLNSFGCGLDAVTTDMVNDILTKSGKVYTVLKIDEVNNLGAARIRVRSLLSAVNDRDRKKTSCEVPIVSDAFKRVVFTEEMRKDYTLLCPQMSPIHFDILQSALKAGGYNVEILPNDNRTAVDVGLKYVNNDACYPSLMVVGQIMDALLSGKYDVNKVGVMITQTGGGCRATNYINFIRRALEKAGMPQIPVISLSVSGLEKNPGMKYTPKLLMSAVQALVYGDVFLRVLYRTRPYEAVPGSANALHEKWNERCKQSVANGKWGEFKKNIRGIIEDFDNLPLKDIRKPRVGIVGEILVKFLPAANNYLVDLLEAEGAEAVVPDLIDFFMYSFHNSSFKAEYLGFKKSSATISNILIQAVELCRKEARICLEKSTRFTPPVPIKTLAEYASPIVSVGNQTGEGWFLTGEMVELIHSGVSNIVCTQPFACLPNHIVGKGVIKELRQRYPDSNIVAVDYDPGASEVNQLNRIKLMLSTAVKNMEKTTLHQTEVQSSHKQIPVSAKTSLDTGM, from the coding sequence TTGAGCGATTACAAAAAACCATACACTTTAGGAATCGATATAGGCTCCACTACCGTAAAAGTGGCGGTATTAAATACAGAAAATAAAATCCTGTTTTCTGAGTATGCAAGGCATTACGCCAATATTCAGGACGTTCTGGCAAAGCTGCTAAGGAATGCAACCGAACAGCTTGGCGACATGAAAGTAGCACCAGTGATAACCGGTTCCGGTGGTCTCACCATATCGAAACATCTTGGAATTCCATTTGTTCAAGAGGTTGTTGCCGTATCTACTTCCCTGCAGGATTTCGCCCCACAAACTGATGTTGCAATAGAGCTTGGCGGCGAAGACGCCAAAATCATATATTTTACGGGTGGTATAGAACAGCGAATGAACGGTATCTGCGCAGGCGGTACCGGTTCTTTTATTGACCAGATGGCTACCCTGTTGAACACGGATGCTTCCGGCCTCAACGAGTATGCGAAAGAATATAAATCTATCTATCCAATTGCTGCAAGATGCGGAGTTTTTGCAAAGTCCGATATTCAGCCCTTAATCAATGACGGCGCAACCAAACCGGATTTATCCGCTTCTATCTTTCAGGCAGTTGTTAACCAGACAATTAGTGGTCTTGCCTGCGGAAAACCTATCAGAGGCAATGTTGCCTTCCTGGGTGGCCCTCTCCATTTCTTAGCAGAACTAAAGAATGCTTTTATCCGAACCTTGGATCTTTCTGAGGAAAACATAATAGCACCTGAGCACTCCCATCTTTTCGCGGCAACCGGTGCAGCCATGAACAGCAAATACGAAACCATCGAAACCTTTAGCAATCTTATCGAGAAATTGTCTAAGGGTATTACCATGGATTTTGAAGTAAACCGCATGGCCCCTCTCTTTGCAGATGAAGCTGCCTATGATGAATTCAAAGAACGTCATTCCAGACAAGCCGTTAAGAAAGGTGACTTAAGTACTTACCAGGGTAATTGCTTTTTAGGAATTGATGCCGGCTCTACTACCACAAAGGTTGCGTTAGTCGGAGACGATGGTTCTCTTCTTTATTCCTTCTACAGCAACAACAACGGAAGTCCCTTAAAGACTGCCATAAAGTCCATAAAAGAGATTTATTCCCTTCTCCCGGAAGGTGCTAATATTATACGTTCCTGTTCAACCGGCTATGGTGAAGCACTTATTAAATCAGCACTTATGCTGGACGAAGGAGAAGTTGAAACCGTTGCCCACTATCACGCTGCCGCTTTCTTTGACCCCAAGGTTGATTGTATACTGGACATCGGCGGTCAGGATATGAAATGCATTAAGATTAAGAATAGCACGGTTGACAGTATCATGTTAAACGAAGCTTGTTCCTCCGGCTGCGGTTCCTTTATTGAAACCTTTGCAAAATCCTTGAATTATGAAGTAGCTGATTTCGCAAAAGTAGCTCTCTTTGCAAAGAATCCGGTAGACTTAGGTTCCAGATGTACGGTATTTATGAATTCCAAGGTAAAGCAGGCACAGAAGGAAGGAGCACAGGTTGCTGACATTTCCTCCGGTCTTGCCTATTCGGTAATTAAGAATGCTATCTTTAAGGTAATTAAAATTACCGATCCTAAGGATTTAGGAGAACATGTCGTAGTCCAGGGAGGTACTTTCTATAACGAAGCAGTTCTTCGAAGCTTTGAGTTATTAACCGGCTGTGAACCGGTAAGACCTGATATCTCCGGAATTATGGGGGCCTTTGGTGCAGCTCTAATAGCAAGAGAACATTTTGAAGGACAGGAAACAACGCTCCTTACCCTGGATCAGATCAATGCTCTGAAAATAGAATCTTCCATGACCAGATGCCGTGCTTGTACCAACAACTGCCAGCTGACCATCAATCGCTTTACCGGGGGAAGACAGTTTATCAGCGGTAACCGCTGCGAAAAGGGACTTGGTAAGGTTAAGAATAAAGATAACATCCCGAATCTGTTTGAATATAAGTTAAAGACCCTGTTCTCCTACGAACCCCTTCCCCTTGAGAAAGCTCCCAGAGGTGTTGTAGGTATACCAAGAGTCTTAAATATGTATGAAAATTATCCCTTCTGGTATACATTGTTTACAGAGTTAGGTTACCGTGTAATCCTCTCTCCCGAATCTACCAGAAAGATTTATGAAATGGGTATTGAATCCATACCCAGCGAATCAGAATGCTATCCCGCCAAGCTGGCTCACGGTCACATTATGTGGCTCATCAAACAGGGTGTGGATTTTATCTTCTATCCAAGTGTTCCTTATGAACGCTGTGAGGTGCCAGGTGCTAATAATCATTACAACTGCCCCATTGTTGCCTCCTACAGTGAAAACATCAAAAACAATGTAGAAGAACTGAAGGATGGAAATATCCGTTATGAGAACCCTTTTATGTCCTTTGAAAGTGAAGAGATCTTAAAGAAGCGCCTGCTTAAGGTTATGAAGGAAATCGCAGGGGCAACCGATAAGGAAATTAAGGCTGCAGTTACCAAAGCCTGGGCTGAGCTTGAGGCCAAAAGGGAAGATATTAAGAGAAAAGGCGAAGAAACAATCGCCTATCTCGTTGAAAACGGTAAAAAAGGTATTGTCCTGGCCGGACGCCCTTACCATATTGATCCGGAAATTAATCACGGTATTCCTGAATTAATTAATTCCTATGGTGTCGCTGTATTAACAGAGGATTCTATTTCCCACTTAGGTAAAGTCGACAGACCTCTGGTTGCAGTGGATCAGTGGATGTATCATTCAAGGCTTTATGCTGCTGCCTCCTATGCGAAAACCATGCCAAATCTGGAGCTTATACAGCTGAATTCCTTTGGCTGCGGTCTGGATGCCGTTACTACAGATATGGTTAATGATATTCTAACCAAATCCGGTAAGGTTTATACTGTTTTAAAGATAGATGAAGTAAATAATCTGGGTGCTGCCAGAATCAGAGTACGCTCTCTTCTCTCCGCTGTCAATGACAGAGACAGAAAGAAAACCTCCTGCGAGGTTCCTATTGTCTCCGATGCCTTTAAGAGAGTGGTATTTACAGAAGAAATGCGCAAGGATTATACTCTTCTCTGCCCTCAGATGTCGCCTATACATTTTGACATCCTGCAGAGCGCCCTGAAGGCAGGTGGTTACAATGTTGAAATCCTTCCCAATGACAACCGTACTGCCGTTGATGTGGGATTAAAATATGTCAATAACGATGCCTGCTATCCTTCCCTGATGGTGGTAGGACAGATTATGGATGCTCTCCTCTCCGGTAAGTATGACGTGAACAAAGTCGGTGTTATGATTACCCAGACCGGCGGCGGCTGCCGGGCAACCAATTATATTAACTTTATCAGAAGAGCTCTTGAAAAAGCTGGTATGCCTCAGATTCCGGTAATCTCTTTAAGTGTATCCGGGCTTGAGAAAAATCCAGGTATGAAGTATACTCCCAAACTGCTTATGAGTGCCGTACAGGCTTTGGTTTATGGAGATGTGTTCCTCAGAGTCTTATACCGCACAAGGCCTTACGAGGCAGTACCTGGTTCCGCAAATGCACTGCATGAGAAATGGAATGAAAGATGTAAGCAATCAGTTGCCAACGGAAAATGGGGAGAGTTTAAAAAGAACATTCGTGGTATCATTGAAGATTTCGATAACCTGCCTCTAAAAGATATTCGTAAGCCAAGAGTTGGCATTGTCGGAGAAATCCTTGTTAAGTTCTTACCAGCTGCAAATAACTATCTGGTGGATTTACTAGAAGCGGAAGGAGCGGAAGCGGTGGTTCCTGACTTAATTGATTTCTTTATGTACTCCTTCCACAATTCCAGCTTTAAGGCTGAATACCTGGGCTTTAAGAAGTCCTCCGCTACCATAAGCAACATACTAATTCAGGCAGTTGAGCTCTGCCGTAAGGAAGCAAGGATATGCCTTGAAAAGAGTACGCGCTTTACACCGCCTGTCCCTATCAAGACACTGGCAGAGTATGCTTCTCCCATTGTTTCTGTAGGTAATCAGACCGGTGAAGGCTGGTTCTTAACAGGTGAAATGGTAGAACTGATTCATTCCGGTGTAAGCAACATTGTATGTACACAGCCTTTTGCCTGCCTGCCTAATCACATCGTAGGAAAAGGTGTAATCAAAGAGTTAAGGCAAAGGTATCCGGATTCCAACATTGTTGCCGTCGATTATGATCCCGGAGCCAGTGAAGTAAATCAGCTTAACCGAATTAAATTAATGCTCTCTACCGCCGTTAAAAACATGGAGAAGACTACCCTCCATCAGACAGAAGTTCAGAGTAGCCATAAACAGATACCAGTATCCGCAAAGACCAGTCTTGATACCGGAATGTAA